GATGAATGCCGAGTTCGATGCTCCATACTGGGAGATTGTCAATACGGCCCAGAAAGAAGGTTCCTTTCTTGAAATGTGTAAAACAGCCATATGGACAGGTAATATTGCTAATATGGGCTGGATGTTATTACATGGAAGGGTTACCCAAACTGCCGGACTGTTTATGATAGGCATGCTGATAGGGCGTAGCAGGGTGTTCCCCTATTCGGAAAAAAACATAAAATTGTGGATCAATGTATTCATCATCGCTGTCATCGCCTTTTTCCCGGTGTATGGTTTGATGGCGATACTTCCCGACTTTATCAACCGGGAAGCGCTACTTGTTCCTTCCACCCTTATACTTAAATCACTTTCAAATATTGCATTTACAGGAATATTGTTTGCAGGGGTAATCATTGTTTATTATCAGACAAAGTTCAGACGTGTTCTTCATCAATTAGCGCCTTATGGACGCATGAGCCTGACAAACTACCTGTCACAGTCATTATTAGGTGCATTCCTGTTTTACAACTGGGGACTGGGACTATACCGGCATACCGGGATTACAGTATGTTTTCTGATAGGCATAGGCGTATTCCTTGTGCAATTATTTTTTTGCCGATGGTGGCTTCGTTCACATCGTCATGGTCCGTTAGAATGGTTATGGAAAAAGGCAACCTGGATCAAAACTGGAAAAGAATAATTTTATCTTGCATAGAAAATTGGGCTATAGTTCCAAGAGTTTTTACGCAAATATCTATTGCATACCAGATATTTAGCATTTTTGGAAGCGGGTTGGAAACCGGATATATAAAAGGTACACTATCTCCTATTTTCGGATAGATTGATATACCTTTGTTATGCCAATAATCTGGTTAAGGCGGGATTATTACAGACAATAGAAGTAGAAGAATGAGTGTTAAACAAACATTACAATAAATGAAATCATTGGAAGAAAGCGTTGCAGCAGCAATGGACGCACAACAGGATACGGCGATTGTTCCATTTTTGCCGTATATTTTTCAGGATTGGTGGGAACTAGGAACTCCTTCTGAAATAGTGCTGAAAATTATTCAAAATCATTATACAACTTATTCAAACCTCCAGGTTTTGGACCTGGGGTGCGGCAAAGGCGCTGTTT
The nucleotide sequence above comes from Bacteroidales bacterium. Encoded proteins:
- a CDS encoding DUF418 domain-containing protein, yielding MHSSSTMPTNNHRIEIADVLRGFAVMGITLIHFIERFSLNSFPEETCNFLVFTDRVIWDSVFFTISGKAYCIFALLFGFSFFIQDNAQKEKGKDFRGRFAWRLVLLMVFACINSTLFPGEILVLYVLVGYVLIAVCRLSSRTVAVIAVILLLQPIEWGQLIYALINPEYTMNAEFDAPYWEIVNTAQKEGSFLEMCKTAIWTGNIANMGWMLLHGRVTQTAGLFMIGMLIGRSRVFPYSEKNIKLWINVFIIAVIAFFPVYGLMAILPDFINREALLVPSTLILKSLSNIAFTGILFAGVIIVYYQTKFRRVLHQLAPYGRMSLTNYLSQSLLGAFLFYNWGLGLYRHTGITVCFLIGIGVFLVQLFFCRWWLRSHRHGPLEWLWKKATWIKTGKE